CCGCCACCGAGTTCGAGGAGCAGATGCTCGAGTTCGACGTCGAGGCGTTCGTCGACGACTATCGAACGGCTCGCGAGTTCGAGAGCGAGCACGACCGGCCGGCCTGACGGGGCAAACTGTTTGTGGGCGAGCGACGATCGATGGGTATGACGACCACCGACCGCTCGCGGGAGCGCCGCGAGGAGATCGAGGCGATCCTCGAGCGAAAGCCCGGCGTCCGTGAGGTCCGCGACGAGGCGGATCGGTATACGGTCGTCGGAGCCGCGGGACGGGGCACCTACGCGAACTGGCTGACGCCGGTCGAGGAGCACTTCGTCTGTCACCGCAACGCGATCCCCGAGATCGAGGACGACTCCTGGAGCGTCGCCTTCTCCGGTGGGCTCGCGGGCGAGGCCTCGGTGGCAGAACTCGCCGAACGGTTCCCGACGGTCGCGGTCGCGCACACGATGGAGTGTGCGGGCAACGGACGGGGCCAGCACGAGCCCGAGACCGGCAGCGTCCAGTGGGGCTTCGAGGCCGCCGCCACCGCCGTCTGGACGGGCGTCCCCCTGAGCTCCGTGCTGCGGGCGTTCTCGGAAGAGCTCCCCGAGGAGGGCTGGCTGACCGCCGTGGGTGGTGACCCGGACGAGGAGGGCGTCTTCGCGCGGTCGATCCCCCTCGAAAAGGCGGTGGACGACTGCATTCTGGCCGTCGGCGTCAACGGTCGGCAGATCCCCGCCGAGCACGGCTATCCCGTCCGGCTGCTCGTCCCGGGCTGGTACGGCGTCAACAGCGTGAAGTGGCTCGACGAGCTGCGCCTCGCGGACTCGATGGTCACGGAGGGCTCGCTCGACCGGCCCGGGCGCCACGCGCGGTGGCAACAGGAGGACTACCGGATCCATCCCGCCGGCGAGGCTCCCGAATGGATGGAAACGATCGGAACCGCAGACACCTGGGGGCAGTTGGAATCGGACGAGGTCGCACATCCCTACACGTTCGATCAGAACGTCATGTCGGTGATCGGGACGCCCGACGGCGAGGGGTCGATCCGCGCCGGGGAAATCGACGTCTGTGGGGTCGCGTGGGCGGGCGACGACTCGGTCGAGCGCGTCGAGGTTTCCTTCACTGGAGGCGACGAGTGGACCGAGGCAGAGCGCTTCGGTCCCGAGTATTCGGGTGCCTGGCGGCTCTTCCGGTGCTCCTGGAACGCGGAGCCGGGCACTCACCGCCTCGTCTCGCGGGCGACCGACGAGCACGGGCGGACCCAGCCCGCGACGATCGGCTCGCCCGAGGAGGGGCTCGACGCCCTCGGCTCCGGTCGGTACCCCTGGAACGAGGGCGGATACGCGGCCAACGCGTACCTGCCGAACGCGCTCGAGGTCCGAGTCGAGCCCGACGAGTAGGCTTCGAATCTCGAAACTCGGCTTCGCTTTCCTCAGCGTATCGTGTCGCTTATTACGATGTACGAACTGAACCCGACAATGACCGACGAGGACACGGTCGACGGGGAGCAACGGACGATCCTGCTGATCGGGAGCGGCCCGATCCAGATCGGGCAGGCCGCCGAGTTCGACTATTCGGGCGCGCAGGCCTGCCGAGCCCTGCAGGAGGAAGGGGCCCGAGTCGTCCTCGTCAACTCGAACCCCGCGACGATCATGACCGACCCGGAGATGGCCGACAAGGTCTACATCGAACCCATCACGACCGAGGCCATCGCGGAGATCATCCGCAAGGAGCAGCCCGACGGCGTGATCGCGGGGCTGGGCGGCCAGACGGGGCTGAACGTCACCGCCGAGCTCGCCGAGGAGGGCGTGCTCGACGAGCACGACGTCGAGATCATGGGCACGCCGCTGGAGACGATCTACGCGACCGAGGACCGCGAGCAGTTCCGCCACCGGATGGAGGAGATCGGCCAGCCGGTGCCCCGCTCGCGCACCATCGAGTCGATGGCCGAGATCGAGGGCGCCGTCGAGGACGTCGGCGGCCTGCCCGTGATCATGCGCACCACCTACACGCTCGGCGGATCGGGCTCGGGCGTCGTCGGCGAGATGGACGAGCTCAAGGAGTCGGTGCGCAAGGGGCTTCGCCTCTCGCGGAACGGCGAGGTGCTGATCACGGAGTCGATCGCCGGCTGGGTCGAACTCGAGTACGAGGTGATGCGCGACGCCGACGACTCGTGTATCATCATCTGCAACATGGAGAACCTCGACCCGATGGGCATTCATACGGGCGAGTCCACCGTCGTCACCCCCTCGCAGGTGATCCCCGACGACGGCCACCAGGAGATGCGGACCGCGGCGCTCGACGTGATCCGCGATCTCGGTATCCAGGGCGGCTGTAACATCCAGTTCGCCTGGCGCGACGACGGCACCCCCGGCGGCGAATACCGCGTGGTGGAGGTCAACCCGCGCGTGTCTCGCTCCTCGGCGCTGGCCTCGAAGGCGACCGGGTATCCCATCGCGCGCGTCACCGCGAAGGTCGCGCTCGGGAAACGGCTCCACGAGATCGACAACGAGATCACCGGCGAGACCACCGCGGCCTTCGAGCCCGCGATCGACTACGTGGTGACGAAGGTCCCGAGGTGGCCCAAGGACAAGTTCTCCGAGGTCGACTTCGAGCTCGGCACCGCGATGAAGAGCACGGGCGAGGCGATGTCGATCGGACGAACCTTCGAGGAGTCGCTGCTGAAGGCGCTTCGCTCCACCGAGTACGACCCCGACGTCGACTGGGACGAGCTGTCGGACGCGGAGCTCGAGACGGAGTACCTCGAGAGCCCGACGCCGGACCGCCCCTACGCGATGTTCGAGGCGTTCGAGCGGGGCTACTCGGTCGAGGAGGTCTGCGAGCTGACGGGCATCTACGAATGGTACGTCGAGCGCTACCGGAACATCGCCGGGGCGGCGACCGCGGCACGGAACGGCGAGTTCGCGGGCGCGACCGGGATCGGCTTCACGAACGCGCAGGTCGCGGCGGGGATCGACGCGAACGAGGCCTCGACGATCCCGCAGGCCGATGGCGGGACGATCGACGCGGTCGAGGCGAGCGCGCCCGAGCGCGACTTCAAGCAGGTCGACACCTGCGCCGGCGAGTTCGCGGCCTCGACGCCGTACTACTACTCCTCGCGCGCCCGCGGCGACCGTCTGGGTCGCGACGAGCTGCAGATCGATACGGACGCCGAGAGCGTCGTGATCGTCGGTGGCGGCCCCATCAGGATCGGTCAGGGCGTCGAGTTCGACTACTGTACGGTCCACGCGGTCCAGGCGCTCCGGGAGAACGGCATCGAGGCCCACGTCGTCAACAACAACCCCGAGACCGTTTCGACGGACTACGACACCTCGGACGGGCTGTTCTTCGAGCCCATCACCGCCGAGGAGGTCGCCGACGTGATCGAGGCGACGGGCGCCGACGGCGCGATGATCCAGTTCGGCGGCCAGACTTCCGTCGACATCGGCGAGCCCCTGGAGGCGGAGATCGAACGCCGGGGGCTCGACTGCGAGGTCATGGGAACGACCGTCGACGCGATGGACCTCGCGGAGGACCGCGACCGCTTCAACGGACTGATGGACGAGCTGGGGATCGCCCAGCCCGAGGGCGGCACCGCGACCAGCGAGCCCGAGGCGCTCGATCTGGCCCACGAGATCGGCTATCCCGTCCTCGTGCGGCCCTCCTACGTGCTCGGGGGCCGCGCGATGGAGGTCGTCCACTCGGACGAGGAGCTCACGGAGTACATCGAGGAGGCGGTGCGGGTCGCACCCGACAAGCCGATCCTCGTCGACGAGTTCCTCGAAGGGGCCGTCGAGCTCGACGTCGACGCCGTCTCCGACGGTGAGCGCGTGCTGATCGGCGGGATCATGGAACACGTCGAGACCGCCGGGGTCCACTCGGGCGACTCGGCGTGTATGATCCCGCCGCGCTGGCTCGAGGCCGACGCGATGGGACGCATCCGCGAGGTGACCGAGGACATCGCCCGCGCGCTCGACACCGTCGGGCTGCTCAACGTCCAACTGGCGGTCCACGAGGGCGAGGTCTACGTGCTCGAGGCAAACCCCCGCTCCTCGCGGACGGTGCCGTTCGTCTCGAAGGCCACGGGCGTACCGATCGCGAAGCTCGCCGCGCGCGTCATGGCCGGCGCGAGCCTCGACGAGCTCGACGCCGCCGAGCGGATCCCCGAGCAGACCAGCGTCAAGGAGGTCGTCCTGCCGTTCGACCGCCTCCCCGGCAGCGATCCCCGTTTGGGCCCGGAGATGAAATCGACGGGCGAGGTCATGGGCACGGCCGACTCCTTCGGCAAGGCCTACTGGAAGGCCCAGCAGGCCGCCGGCGCCGTCCTCCCGAAGGGCGGCACCGCGGTGATCGACCTCGACGTCGACGGCTTCGACGAGTTCTACGAGGTCCGGGAGTTCGAGGACGTCCCCGAGGCGATCCGCGAGGGGAAGGTCGACCTCGTGGTCACGCGTGACCGCGACTCGCTCGAGACCGCCGTCGAGGAGGACGTCACCTACTACTCGACGGCCCCGAGCGTGCAGGCGGCGCTCGAAGCCCTGCGTGCGCGCGACGAGCCGCTGGACGTGCGCGCGGTCTCCGAGCGCCCGGTGAAGGAAGCCGAGTGGGGCCGCTGAAGCGGCCGGGTAAACGTTCAACCGGCTCGCGCCGATAGGTGAGCCATGGCCATCGAAACCGTGCTGGTGGCGGGTGCGAGCGGGAAGACGGGCCGCGAGCTCCTGAACCTCCTTCGAACCACGGGGCTCTCGGTCCGCGCGATGACGCGCGATCCCGGGAAGGTCGATCAGTTGGAACGGCTGGGCGCCGACGAGGTGATCGTCGGGAACCTCCTCGAGCAGGCCGACGCCGACCGCGCCGTTTCGGGCGTCGACGCCGTGCTCTGTGCGGTCGGGACGAAACCCGGCCTCGGGGCGCTCACGGGCCCGTTCGTCGACGGGCAGGGCGTGATGACCCTCGCTGACGCCGCGAGCGAGGCGGGCGTCGAACACTTCGTCTTCGAGTCCTCCCTGGGGGTCGGCGACGCGAAGGCCGGCCTGCCCCTTCCTGCGCGCCTGCTCATCCGGCCGATCCTGCGCGCGAAGGACCGATCCGAGAGCCATCTCCGCGAGTCGGGCCTGACCTACACGATCCTCCGACCCGGGATGCTGACCGACGACGCGCCCTCGGGCGATGCCGTCGTCGGCGAGGGCGGCGACTCGGTCTCGGGTCGCATATCGAGGGCAGACGTCGCGCGGCTGATGGTCGCCGCGCCCTTCACCCCCGAGGCCGCCGGTCGGACCCTCGAGATCGCGGGCCGGGACGGCCTTCGCGGCACGCCGACGAACGTCGTGGCCATGAGGTGGGTCGAGCCGAGCGCGGTATAGAGACCTATAGAGACTCGGGAGGGGACTATATCCCTATTAGGAAAGTTGATACGTTCTCCCGAGCAATGGCCGGCAATGGCTACCGGCCGGAGCATCGATCCACTGTGGGCCGCCGAGTCGGTCCGCGTGTCGGTCCCGGAGACCGCACCGTCGCTGATCGCCCACCGCGGCTTCGCGGGCGAGTACCCGGAGAACACGGCCGCTGCGATCCGGGCGGCCGCCGCCGCGGCCGACTGGGTCGAGATCGACTGCCGACCGACCGCCGACGGCGCGATCGCCGTCTTCCACGACCACCGCCTCGACCGCTGCACCCCCCTCTCGGGGCCCGTCAGCGAGGTCGGGAGCGAGGCGCTGTTCTCGACGCCCGTCGACGGCGGCGGGACCGTCCTCTCGCTGCCCACGGCCCTCTCGCTCGTCCCGGCCGAGGTCGGCGTCGTGCTCGACCTCAAGGGCCGATCCGGTGAGTCGCCGACCGGCGAGCCCGAGGACTGGGGCTGGATCGACCGCGTCGTCGAGGTCGCCCGGGACGCCCCGAACCCGACCCTCGCCTCGACGTTCTGGGAGGGGGCGCTCTCGACGGTCGACGGACGCCTGCCGACGGCCTATCTCTTCGCCGACGACGTCGAGGAGGCGTTCACCGTCGCCGAACGACACGGCTGTCGGGCGATCCATCCTCCATCGGAACTGATCGCCGGGACGCCCTTTGCCGCCCGCGACGCGCCCGACGACCTCCTCTCGCGGGCCGAGGAGCGCGGACTCGCGGTCAACGTCTGGACGGTCACGGGTCGCCACGAGGCGGCGGCGCTCGCGGAGCGGGGCGTCGACGGGCTCATCGCGGACTACGGCGACGTCCTCGCGCCGCGCGCGCTCCCGCCGTAGGACGGCCTCAGTCGGCGCTCGGGCTCGCGGCCTGCGTGCGGGCCATCCCGAGGACGTCGTCGAAGAAGTCGAGCGAGTCGTGGGGCCCCGGGTTCGCCTCGGGGTGGTACTGGCGGGTGATCACGCCCAGCTCGTCGCTCTCGAGGCCCTCGGGCGTGTCGTCGTTGACGTTGATCTGGGTCACCTCCAGATCGCCCGGCTCCGCGACCGTGTAGCCGTGGTTCTGGGTCGTCATCACGACCTTCCCCGAGCGCAGGTCCCGGACGGGCTGGTTGACGCCGCGGTGGCCGAAGGTCATCTTCTCGGTCTCGCCGCCCAGCGCCCGGGCGACGATCTGCTGGCCCAGACAGATCCCCGCGACGGGGATCTCGCCGACGAACTCCTCGACGAGCACTCGGGCAGCCTCGAAGTTCGCGGGGTCGCCCGGCCCGTTCGAGACGAACAGCACGTCGGGGTCGAGCTCCTCGATCTCCGCGGGCGTCGTGTCGTAGGGCAGGACGTGGACGTCCGCGCCGCGCTCGACCAGCGAGGAGGTGATCGATCCCTTCGCGCCACAGTCGATCAGCGCGACGTCGAACTCGCCCCCGCCCTCGACCGTATAGGACTCCTCGACGCTGACCTGCGCGCCGATGTCGACGTGCTCGCTCATCCCCTTGCACTCGGCGAGTTCCTCGCGGGCGTCCTCGGGGGTGGCGTCGGGGCCGGCGGCGATCCCGCATTTCATCGCACCCTCGTCGCGGATCTCGGTGACCAGATCGCGCGTGTCGACGTGGTCGATCGCTGGCACGCCCTGTTCGGCGAGCCAGTCGGCCAGATCGTCGGTGAGTTCGAGGGCGATCGCGGCGCGGGGGTGGACCCGCTCGGACTCGAATCGCTCCTCTCGAACGCCGTAGTTCCCCACCAGCGGGTACGAGAAGGTCAACACCTGCTCCTCGTAGGAGGGGTCGGTCAGGCTCTCCTCGTAGCCAGTGTAGGCGGTCGTGAAGACCAGTTCCCCGCGTGCGGTTCCGGGGGCGCGGGTACGCGCTTCGAGCACGCGCCCGCCCTCGATTGCCAGGTAGGCGTCCGACATTACGAGATGCGTATGGACACGCCGCGTATAAACCTTGCTTTCGAAGCGAGGTTACGAATTTCGTAACGATAAAGCCGGCCGGCGGAGAACCCGAACCCGAATGGACGAGCTGGATCGGGAGATCCTCGACGTGCTGCGCCACGACGCCCGAACCCCCTACACGGAGATCGCCGAACGGGTCGGAACCAGCGAGGGGACGGTCAGAAACCGGATCGAGCGGCTGACCGAGACCGGGATCATCGAGCGCTTCACCGTCACCACCCGGACGGGCAACATCAAGGCGATGATCGAGCTCGGCGTCGACGTCGCGGTCGACACCACCGAGGTCGCCGGGCGGATGGCCGAGTGGACCGCCGTCGACTACGTCTGGCAGGTCTCGGGCGAGGAGGACGTCGTGTTGATCGTCGACGCCGCCGACACCGGCGAGGTCAACGACCTCATCACGCGTGCCCGCGACATGGACGAGGTCGTGAGCACCACCACCCGGCTGATCCTCGACGAGCAGCGCTAGTCGTCGCCGCTCGCGCCCTCGTCCCCGGGCGGCGGCCCGATTCCAGGGCTATCGCCGAGGTGACCCTTGTACTCGTGGACGCGTCGGTAGCCCCGCCGGACGAGCCGGGCGAAGGGGTCATCCGAGAGCCGAGCCTCGACCCGGCCCTCGCGGATCGCCCCGACGATCGACTCGGGGCTGGGGTCGGCCTCGATCCGCGTGTAAGCACGCCCGACCTCGATGGGATAGTGGGCGTCGCTGCCCCCGACCAGCGGAATCCCCCGCACTTCGGCGATCTCCCGGACGAGCGGCCACGTTCGGGGATGTTTGCCGTTGAGCTCGATCGCGTCGAACTCGACGTCGGTCTCGCGGATCGTGCTGTTGCGAAACGGGTGAGCGATGATCGCGACACAGCCCCGGTCGTGGGCGAGCTCGACCGCCTCTGCGGGCGTGAGCCGCCCCTTCTCGGTCCGGGTCGGGGGATCGGGGCCGAGGACGAGGACGTGGCCCTTCGTCGTCGAGATCTCGATCCCCGGGATCGAGAGGAAGCCCTCTTCGGGATCGCCGAGCGGCCGGTAGTAGTCGTGGTTCGTCAGGGCGACGCCGTCGAGCCCGCGGCGCTTCGCGACGCCGGCGAGCGCGGCGTGGCCGTACCGGTCAAACCGGGCCGCCAGACGGTCGTGGCCGTGGAAGAACCGTGTGTGTGCGTGGAGATCGAGCGAGAGCACACCCCGTCTACACCCCGCCAACGCTTTGCGCTTTGGTCTCCTCGTCCGGGACATGGCCGGCAACGAGGACGACTGTGTCGTCGTCGTGAACCCCGAGAGCGGTCGGGGGGACGACGGTATCTCGAGGATACGCGAACTGGCTGCCGAGTACGGGTTCGAACTCGCGGTCTCCGAGGAGCCCGGTGACCCCGTCGATCTGACCCGCAAGGCGATCGAGGCGGGCGCGACCCGGATCGGTGCCTGTGGCGGCGACGGGACGGTGAACGAGGTCGTCCGCGGGATCGACGCCGCGGGGGCGCTCGAGGCGACGCTGCTGGGTGTGATCCCCGGCGGGACCGGCAACAACTTCGCGGGCAACGTCGGCGTCGAGGGGATCGAACACGGCTTCGAGCTGCTGGCCGAGGGGGAGACCCGTCGGATCGATCTCGGGGTCGCCGGCGACCAGCTGTTCGTCAACTCCTCGGTTTGCGGGCTGACCGCCGACGCCAGCGAGTCGACCTCCTCGGACCTGAAGGGGCGCTTCGGCGAGCTCGCGTACGTCTTCAACACGATCGACCGGATGCGCGACTTCGAGTCGATCCCGCTGCACGTCCACGCCGAGGACGCGGGCGGGAGCTGGGACGGCAACGCGATGTTCGTCCTGATCGGCAACGCGCGGCGCTTTCCCGCCGGCGGGAACGAGCAGGCCAACGTCGAGGACGGCCTGTTCGAGGTGACGATCATCGAGGACGTCTCGACGGGCCAGCTGGTCCGCGAGACCGCGACCCGCCGCCTCCTCGGCGGCGAGGTCAGCAGCCTCCATCGGCTGACCGCCTCGTCGCTAACCGTCGACGTCAGGGGCGACGAGCCGGTCTCGTTTAGCTTCGACGGCGAGATCGCCCGGTTCGACGAGCTCCCCTGTCGCGTCCGGCCAGGTGCCCTCGCGGTGCGGGTCGGCGACGCCTACGACCCGATCCCGCCGGAACCGGAGGATGTTTGACCGGGCCGGCTGATATCGGGATATGAGCGTTCAGGACACCGCGGGCGAGGAGCCACACGAGAACGCCCGCCAGGAGGTCATCGCGGTCGACGCCGACGACGCAGAACAGGGGCTCGTCAACCGCCTCGAGGCCCACACCGGCGACGGGATCCGCCACCGGGCGTTTACCGCCCTGGTCTTCGACAACGACGACAACATCCTGCTGGCCCAGCGCAGCCCCGAGAAACGTCTCTGGGACACCCATTGGGACGGCACCGTCGCCTCCCACCCCGTCCAGGGCCAGAGCCAGGAGGACGCCACCCGGGCTCGACTCGACGACGAACTCGGGATCGCCCCCTCCCAGTACACCGACCTGCGGGTGACCGACAAGTTCGAGTACAAACGCTACTACCCCCACGAGGGCGTCGAACACGAGGTCTGTGCCGTGCTCAAATGCACGCTCGACGATACTACCTTGGACCCCGACGAGGCCGAGGTCGCGGGGCTGATGTGGGTGCCCTACGAACGGCTCTACGAGAACCCCAAGTGGTACCGCCAGCTTCGCCTCTGTCCCTGGTTCGAGATCGCGATGCGCCGCGATTTCGACTGAGGGGACTTTTTGTCTCCGGCGCGAGAAGGGACCGTATGGCACCCGACAGCCGCGTCTATCGCCTCGTGGACGGCATCTCGAACGTCTATCTCGTCGACGACGGCGAACTGACGCTCGTCGACGCCGGGACGCCGGGCGACGCGAAGGAGATCCGCGAGGGGATCCGCGCGCTCGGCCACGCCGTCGCCGACGTCGACCGCGTCCTGCTCACCCACTACGACTACGACCACGTCGGCGCGCTCTCCTCGCTCGGACTGAACGTCCCGATCCACGCCGGCGAGCCCGACGCGACCTACGTGACCGGCGCGGCGAAGCCCCCGCTTACGAACCTGAAGGGGCTCACCCAGCGCGTCCTCGGGCGGAGCCTCGACCACCCGGACCTCACCTCGCTGCCGGTGACCGACGGCGAGGAGATCGGCGGCTTCCGGGCCTACCGCACGCCGGGCCACACCGCCGGCCACACGGTCTACCTCCACGAAGGGCTCGACGTCGCCTTCCTCGGCGACTGCGTCCGAGAGGAGGAGAGCACCCTCCAGCCGATGCCGGGTTGGTTGTGTGCGGACGCGGAGCGAAACCACGAGAGCATCAAGGAGCTCTCCGAACGGATCCCGACCTTCGATTACGGCGCGCCGGGCCACGGCGAGCCGATCACCGCGGGCGCGAGCGCCGTCTTGCGCCGCGTCGCGGCCGGGCTGTAAGCCGAATCCTTATTTTCGGTGCGGACCTACCCTTAGTATGGCTCTCCAGTACTACGATCTCGTCCTCGGCGGTATCATCGCGAGCGTAGCGACCGGGGCGCTCGTCGGCGCGCTGACGTCGGTGTCGAGCCTCGTTGCGATCGTCGCCGCGTGTGGCGTCGCGGCCGGGCTGATCGGCCACGCGATCTTCGTCGGCCCCGTCGAGGGGGTCGAGGACCTCTCGAAGGAGGTCGAGCGGGTCGGTCCCGTCGAGCTCTCCGACTAGCTCGCCGCCGACCAGACCGCGACGATCCCGAGCAGCACCGCCGGCACGAGCGGGAGAACGAGGTAGGCGACGAAGAAGGGCAGCATGTCCGGCGGGTGAAAGAGGATGATCGCGGGCGCGACGAGGAACGTGAAGACGATCACGCCGACGAGCGTCCAGCCCCGCCGGTCGAACTCCCGCTCGTCGGCGTTCGCTCCCGGCTCGACCCCGGGCTCGTAGACGTAGCCGCGATCATCGCTCATTGCTAGAGTTCGCTGTCCGGAACCACAACTACCTTTCCAAAGCCCTCGCGCTCCTCGATGATCTCGTGGGCGCGTGCGGCCTCGCTCATCGGCAGCGTCTCCCTGATCTCCGGCTCGAAGGTGCCGTCCCAGACCAGTTCGAGGGCCGTTTCTGCCTGCTCGGGGGTCGCCATCGTCGAGCCGATCACCGACAGCTGGTTCCAGAACATCCGGTTCAGTCCCGCGCCGGGGTTCGGGCCCGTCGTCGCCCCGCAGGTGACGATCCGCCCGCCCTTCGCGAGGCTCTTCAGGGATTCGTCCCAGGTCTCCGCGCCGATGTGGTCGACCACCATGTCGACCCCGCGGCCGTCGGTCAGCGACTTGACCTCGCTTCCGAACTCCGTCTCGGCGTAGTTGATCGTCTCGTCGGCGCCGATCTCCCGGGCGTACCCCAGTTTCTCCTCGGAGCTCGCGGTGGCGTAGACGGTCGCGCCGGCATGGGCGGCGACCTGGACCGCGGCGTGGCCGACCCCCCCGGAGGCCCCCAGTACGAGGACGTCCTCGCCGGCCTGGAGCCCGCCGCGTTCGATCAGCATCCGCCAGGCGGTCTGGAAGACCAGCGGCGCGGCCGCCGCGGTCTCCCAGTCGACGCCCTCGGGCACGGGAACGAGGTTGTCCTCGGGGATCGCCGCGTACTCGCTGTGGACTCCCCGAACGTGCTCGCCGATGATGTGAAAGCGCGGGTCGAGCGTCGAGTCGTCCATGCGCTCGTCGCCGACGCCCGCGATGAGCGCGACCCGGTCGCCCTCCGAGAAGCGGCTGGCGTCCTCGCCGACCTCGCTGACGACGCCCGCACAGTCGCTGCCCGGGACGTGTGGCATTTCGAGGTCCAGTCCGGGTAGCCCCTTTCGCGTCCAGACGTCGAGGTGGTTCAGCGCGCCGGCCTTCACGTCGACGAGCACTTCGTCGTCGCCCACTTCGGGGTCGGGGAACTCGCCGTACTCGATGACGTCGCGCCCGCCGTGCTCCGCGAACTGGACTGCGTCCATACGCGTGGGCATGGTTACCGCGGCCAAAACTGTACTGGTGGCGGTCTTTTAGACACTGGAACGGGAAGGGGGGACATGGCCAAGGAGACCCGACAGGACGAGCGCAAGGACGAACACGACCACCACGACCACCACGGAGGCCACGGCCACCACGCCCACGATATCGAGGAGCTCTCGGCCGGCGTCGTGACGGTCTCCTCCTCGCGTACGA
The sequence above is a segment of the Halalkalicoccus tibetensis genome. Coding sequences within it:
- a CDS encoding glycerophosphodiester phosphodiesterase, whose protein sequence is MATGRSIDPLWAAESVRVSVPETAPSLIAHRGFAGEYPENTAAAIRAAAAAADWVEIDCRPTADGAIAVFHDHRLDRCTPLSGPVSEVGSEALFSTPVDGGGTVLSLPTALSLVPAEVGVVLDLKGRSGESPTGEPEDWGWIDRVVEVARDAPNPTLASTFWEGALSTVDGRLPTAYLFADDVEEAFTVAERHGCRAIHPPSELIAGTPFAARDAPDDLLSRAEERGLAVNVWTVTGRHEAAALAERGVDGLIADYGDVLAPRALPP
- the carA gene encoding glutamine-hydrolyzing carbamoyl-phosphate synthase small subunit; amino-acid sequence: MSDAYLAIEGGRVLEARTRAPGTARGELVFTTAYTGYEESLTDPSYEEQVLTFSYPLVGNYGVREERFESERVHPRAAIALELTDDLADWLAEQGVPAIDHVDTRDLVTEIRDEGAMKCGIAAGPDATPEDAREELAECKGMSEHVDIGAQVSVEESYTVEGGGEFDVALIDCGAKGSITSSLVERGADVHVLPYDTTPAEIEELDPDVLFVSNGPGDPANFEAARVLVEEFVGEIPVAGICLGQQIVARALGGETEKMTFGHRGVNQPVRDLRSGKVVMTTQNHGYTVAEPGDLEVTQINVNDDTPEGLESDELGVITRQYHPEANPGPHDSLDFFDDVLGMARTQAASPSAD
- a CDS encoding molybdopterin-dependent oxidoreductase, translated to MTTTDRSRERREEIEAILERKPGVREVRDEADRYTVVGAAGRGTYANWLTPVEEHFVCHRNAIPEIEDDSWSVAFSGGLAGEASVAELAERFPTVAVAHTMECAGNGRGQHEPETGSVQWGFEAAATAVWTGVPLSSVLRAFSEELPEEGWLTAVGGDPDEEGVFARSIPLEKAVDDCILAVGVNGRQIPAEHGYPVRLLVPGWYGVNSVKWLDELRLADSMVTEGSLDRPGRHARWQQEDYRIHPAGEAPEWMETIGTADTWGQLESDEVAHPYTFDQNVMSVIGTPDGEGSIRAGEIDVCGVAWAGDDSVERVEVSFTGGDEWTEAERFGPEYSGAWRLFRCSWNAEPGTHRLVSRATDEHGRTQPATIGSPEEGLDALGSGRYPWNEGGYAANAYLPNALEVRVEPDE
- a CDS encoding diacylglycerol kinase family protein — its product is MAGNEDDCVVVVNPESGRGDDGISRIRELAAEYGFELAVSEEPGDPVDLTRKAIEAGATRIGACGGDGTVNEVVRGIDAAGALEATLLGVIPGGTGNNFAGNVGVEGIEHGFELLAEGETRRIDLGVAGDQLFVNSSVCGLTADASESTSSDLKGRFGELAYVFNTIDRMRDFESIPLHVHAEDAGGSWDGNAMFVLIGNARRFPAGGNEQANVEDGLFEVTIIEDVSTGQLVRETATRRLLGGEVSSLHRLTASSLTVDVRGDEPVSFSFDGEIARFDELPCRVRPGALAVRVGDAYDPIPPEPEDV
- the carB gene encoding carbamoyl-phosphate synthase large subunit, with protein sequence MTDEDTVDGEQRTILLIGSGPIQIGQAAEFDYSGAQACRALQEEGARVVLVNSNPATIMTDPEMADKVYIEPITTEAIAEIIRKEQPDGVIAGLGGQTGLNVTAELAEEGVLDEHDVEIMGTPLETIYATEDREQFRHRMEEIGQPVPRSRTIESMAEIEGAVEDVGGLPVIMRTTYTLGGSGSGVVGEMDELKESVRKGLRLSRNGEVLITESIAGWVELEYEVMRDADDSCIIICNMENLDPMGIHTGESTVVTPSQVIPDDGHQEMRTAALDVIRDLGIQGGCNIQFAWRDDGTPGGEYRVVEVNPRVSRSSALASKATGYPIARVTAKVALGKRLHEIDNEITGETTAAFEPAIDYVVTKVPRWPKDKFSEVDFELGTAMKSTGEAMSIGRTFEESLLKALRSTEYDPDVDWDELSDAELETEYLESPTPDRPYAMFEAFERGYSVEEVCELTGIYEWYVERYRNIAGAATAARNGEFAGATGIGFTNAQVAAGIDANEASTIPQADGGTIDAVEASAPERDFKQVDTCAGEFAASTPYYYSSRARGDRLGRDELQIDTDAESVVIVGGGPIRIGQGVEFDYCTVHAVQALRENGIEAHVVNNNPETVSTDYDTSDGLFFEPITAEEVADVIEATGADGAMIQFGGQTSVDIGEPLEAEIERRGLDCEVMGTTVDAMDLAEDRDRFNGLMDELGIAQPEGGTATSEPEALDLAHEIGYPVLVRPSYVLGGRAMEVVHSDEELTEYIEEAVRVAPDKPILVDEFLEGAVELDVDAVSDGERVLIGGIMEHVETAGVHSGDSACMIPPRWLEADAMGRIREVTEDIARALDTVGLLNVQLAVHEGEVYVLEANPRSSRTVPFVSKATGVPIAKLAARVMAGASLDELDAAERIPEQTSVKEVVLPFDRLPGSDPRLGPEMKSTGEVMGTADSFGKAYWKAQQAAGAVLPKGGTAVIDLDVDGFDEFYEVREFEDVPEAIREGKVDLVVTRDRDSLETAVEEDVTYYSTAPSVQAALEALRARDEPLDVRAVSERPVKEAEWGR
- a CDS encoding PHP-associated domain-containing protein: MLSLDLHAHTRFFHGHDRLAARFDRYGHAALAGVAKRRGLDGVALTNHDYYRPLGDPEEGFLSIPGIEISTTKGHVLVLGPDPPTRTEKGRLTPAEAVELAHDRGCVAIIAHPFRNSTIRETDVEFDAIELNGKHPRTWPLVREIAEVRGIPLVGGSDAHYPIEVGRAYTRIEADPSPESIVGAIREGRVEARLSDDPFARLVRRGYRRVHEYKGHLGDSPGIGPPPGDEGASGDD
- a CDS encoding Lrp/AsnC family transcriptional regulator — protein: MDELDREILDVLRHDARTPYTEIAERVGTSEGTVRNRIERLTETGIIERFTVTTRTGNIKAMIELGVDVAVDTTEVAGRMAEWTAVDYVWQVSGEEDVVLIVDAADTGEVNDLITRARDMDEVVSTTTRLILDEQR
- a CDS encoding SDR family oxidoreductase; this encodes MAIETVLVAGASGKTGRELLNLLRTTGLSVRAMTRDPGKVDQLERLGADEVIVGNLLEQADADRAVSGVDAVLCAVGTKPGLGALTGPFVDGQGVMTLADAASEAGVEHFVFESSLGVGDAKAGLPLPARLLIRPILRAKDRSESHLRESGLTYTILRPGMLTDDAPSGDAVVGEGGDSVSGRISRADVARLMVAAPFTPEAAGRTLEIAGRDGLRGTPTNVVAMRWVEPSAV